Part of the Vicinamibacteria bacterium genome is shown below.
TCGTGGCCTCCACCTCCGAGGTCTACGGCAAGGGGGAGGTGGTCCCCTTCCGGGAGGACGCCGACCTCGTGATGGGCCCCACCAGCAAAGGGCGCTGGAGCTACGCCTGCAGCAAGGCCATCGACGAGTTCCTGGCCCTGGCCTACCACAAGGAGAAGCGCCTGCCCGTGGTGGTGGTGCGCCTCTTCAACACCGTGGGTCCGCGGCAGACGGGTCGCTACGGCATGGTCATCCCCAACCTGGTGAAGCAGGCCCTGCTCGGGCACCCCTTGACCGTGTACGGGGACGGCACCCAGAGCCGCTGCTTCACCTACATCAGCGACGTGGTGGGGGCCCTGATCCGGCTGGCGGAGGTCAAGGAGGCGGTGGGCGAGGTCTTCAACATCGGCAACGACGGCGAGGAGATCACGATCATGGACCTGGCCCGCCGGGTCAAGACCCGCACCGGCACCAAGAGCGAGATCGTGCTCGTCCCCTACGCCACCGCCTACGAGGAAGGCTTCGAGGACATGCAGCGCCGGGTGCCCGACCTCTCCAAGATCCGGGCCCTCATCGGCTACGAGCCCCGCGTCCAGCTGGACGAGATCCTGGAGCGGGTCGTCGCCTACTTCACCTCCGACCAAGCCCGTTCGTGAACACCGCCGAGTACGAGCGGATGTTCGAGGCGGAGGAGACCCAGTGGTGGTACGCGGGGATGCGCGCCATCGGCCTCGCCCTCCTCGATCCGCCCCTGGCCCGCCTCAAGGACCACGGCCGGCCGCCCCTCATCCTGGACGCGGGCTGCGGGACGGGGCTTAACCTCCGCTACCTCGGGGAGCGCGGCCGGGCCCTGGGCGTGGACCTCTCCCCGGAGGCGCTCCGCTTTTGCGGACGCCGGGGGGTGAGCGCGGCCCGGGCCAGCCTCTTGGCCCTTCCCTTCCCGGAAGGGGTCTTCGACTGCGTCACCTCCTTCGACGTGCTCTACCACGCCTGGGTCACGGACGATTCTGTCGCGACCCGGGAGCTGGTCCGCGTGCTGCGGCCGGGCGGCCTCCTCCTCCTGCGCGTGCCCGCCCTCCGCATGCTGTGGGGCGCGCACGACCAGGCCGTCCACTCCCGGCACCGCTACCGACGCCGCGAGGTCTTCTCCCTGCTTACCTCGGCCGGCCTCGAGGTCGAGCGCATCAGCTACTGCAACACCCTGCTCTTCCCGATCGTGGCCTTGCGCCGCTCCCTCGACCGCCTGACCGGCCGGGAGGGCTCGGACGTGGGCTTCCTCCCCGCCCCCCTGGAGTGGGCCTTTCGCAAGGCCCTGCTCGCGGAGGCCGCGCATCTGACCCGGGGGCGGGGCCTGCCCTTCGGAGCCAGCCTCGTCGCGCTCGGTCGCAAGCCCGCCTGACGGGGTGCCGGTTTCCGGGGCCCCCCGGTTACAATCCTCGCGTGAGGGGCCGGTGAACGAGGAGCAGGAACGCTTGGCGCAGAGGCTGCGCCGGGTCCGCGAGGAGGTGCGCGAGCGCGCGCTGCTCGAGCGCGATCCGGGGAGCGTGCTGCCCCCCGCCCTCTTGCCCCGCTCCCCGGAGCCCCGACCGGACGCGTCCGCACCGCCGGCGGAGGCGGCACCTCCCCCGCCCGACCCCGCGGCCGTGAACGCCCTCTGGCGGGCCGAGCCCCCGGACGCGCCGCGCAGCCTCTGGAGCCGGCTCGCGGCCCGGCTCCTCCGCCCCCGCCTGGAGGCCCAGGTGGCCTTCAACGCCCGCCAGGTCCAACTGGACAACGAGATCCTGGCCTACCTCGACGCGCGGTTCGCGGCCACCCACCGCCATTACGACGCGGTGCTCGGCCTGACCGGCCGCCACCTGACGGACATCGACGAGCGCCACCTGATCCTCCAGGAGGAACTGGTGGCCCATGTCCACGACCTCATCCGGCGGATCGACCTCGTTCTCGCGGAGGTGGAGCGCGGGCGCGTGAGCGGGGAGTCCGCGCTCAGGGACGTGCGGGCCCGACTGCGTCTTCTGGAGGAGCGGCTCCCCCGCGGATGAAGACGGTTCTGGTCTGCGCCGTCCAGGCCCCCTTCACGCTCGGGGGGGCGGAGATCCTGGTCGGAGAGCTGAGGGTCAACCTGGAGCGTCGCGGCTTCGAGGTCGACGTGGTCAACATTCCCTTCCACGGCCATCCCGTCTCCGAGCTGGTGCGGCAAGCCCTGGTCTGGCGGCTCCTGGAGGTCAGGGAGTCGAGCGGGAGGCGGGTGGACCTCGTGATCTCCACCAAGTTCCCGAGCTACCTGGTGCGCCACCCCCGCAAGGTGGTCTGGCTCTTCCACCAGCACCGAGAGGCCTACGACCTCCACGGCACCGAGTATTGCTCCTTCACGGAGAGCCCCGAGGACCAGGAGGTGCGGGCCGCGATCAAGACCATGGACGAGACGGCCCTCTCCGAGAGCCGCTCCGTCTTCACCATCTCGCGCAACGTGGCCGACCGTCTCTCGCGCTTCAACGCCCTCTCCGGTACCCCGCTTCATCCGCCCCCCCACCACCTGGGCCGCTATCGCACGGACGCCTATGGGGACTACCTCTTCTATGCGGGCCGCCTGGACCGCTTGAAGCGCCTGGACTTGGCGCTCGACGCCCTGAAACGGGTGCGGAGCGGGGCGCGCCTGAAGATCGCGGGCACGGGCCCCCTGGAGGGGGAGCTCCGGAAGCAGATCGCGCGCCTGGGCCTCGGGGACAGGGTGGACATGCTCGGTTTCGTCCCCGGGGAGACGCTGCTCGAACTCTACGCGGGCTGCCGGGCCGCCTACTACGCCCCCTTCGATGAAGACTACGGCTACGTGGCCGTGGAGTCCTTCCTCTCCAAGAAGCCGGTGGTCACCACCCGCGACGCGGGGGGCCCGCTGGAGTTCGTGACCGACGGGGAGACCGGCTTCGTGGCCGCGCCCGGACCGGAGTCGATCGCGGAGGCCATCGATTCGCTGTGGACCTTGCCCCTCCCCCGCCTGCGCGAGATGGGCGAGGAGGGCCGGCGGAGGGTCGAGGACATCACGTGGGACCGCGTGATCGATTGTCTCACCGCGGACCTGAGGTGAGGCGGTAGCCTTAGAGCGGCGCTAGAGTCTGATATCGTCTGCCTCATCGAGAGGTCTCCATGACCTGGGACAAGCGCCATGTTCCCTACGATCCGAGGCGGCCCTCCCTCTATCGCCCCGGAGACGCCGACGACTTCTTTACGCGGACCGGGGGCTGGGGCCAAGCGGCTCTTTGCGCCGAACTGTCGCGGCTCTCGTACTGCAATGATGCCGACCGACGGACGCGGAGCTTGGCGCGGGTCGGGCTCGAGGAGCAGGAGTTTCTCGATGTGGAGGGAACGCGGACCCTCATCGCCCGGGACGCGGCCCGCGTATTCGTCGCCTTCCGCGGGACGGACAATCCCAAAGCCCTTCTCCAGGACCTGAACGCACTGCCGGTCTCTTGGGAGCAAGGCGGCCGGGTTCATAAGGGCTTTGTCAGCTATTTGCGCCCGGTTCGCGACGCCCTGGCCCGGATTGTGGACGCGGCCAGAGGGCGCGAGCTCTTCTTCACCGGGCACAGCCTGGGTGCGGCGGCCGCGACCCTTTGTCTAAGCCTCTGGCCGAAAGCGACCCTCTACACGTTCGGCTCGCCCCGCGTTGGGGACGCGGCGTTCGTGGCCACCCTGCCCGCGGACCGGGTCCAGCGCTTCGTCGACTGCTGCGACCTCGTCTGCCGGGTCCCTCCGGAGAACTTGCAGTACGCCCACGTGGGTGCGCTCCGTTACATCGACCATGACGGCCTCCTTTCCGCCCCGCTCGGCCCGGAGGAGATCGAGGCCGACCAGCGAGCCGGCCGCTGGGCCTATCGACTCCGGTACGCCTGGGTCTTCTGGATGAACGTCCTCATCCGCGATTTGGCGGATCACGCACCCGTTAACTACGTGGTGGCGGTCTGAACCCTTTTTTTGCACGCGAAATGAAAGGCCGGGGGTGGCCTAAAGCGGCGCCCGCGAGGCTCCTCTCGTGTCTGGGCGTATCCCTAGTTTTCTTGGGTTGCAGCCCTATGAAAACGACACACGGTGTTCCGAACCTGGTCGAGGTTGGTCCGGGCCTCCTACGCGGCGGCCAACCGAGTGCCGAGGGGTGGAAATGGCTCAAGGAGGAAAAAGGCGTCACCGCCGTGGTCAAGCTCAACTATGAGTCCGAGGGCTCGGACGACGAGGCGAGAGGGCTTGGCCTGCGCGTCATCGTCAATTCCATTCAACCCGCGGGGCTGGATGGGAAGAGTCCGGAGGCGATCCTGAATGCGGCCATGGAGACTCGAGTCGTTCCGTCCGATGAGTCCATAGCGAGCGCGGTGCGGGCAATGGATGCGCACCCGGGCGTGATGTATGTGCACTGCACCCACGGCCAGGACCGCACGGGGCTCGTGGTGGGCGTCTACCGGGTGCTGCACGACGGTCTGACCAAGGATGATGCGTACCGGGAGATGCTC
Proteins encoded:
- a CDS encoding GDP-mannose 4,6-dehydratase, with the protein product MKTLITGGAGFVGSHLAEALLARGDEVYVLDNLSTGSIENIEHLKGQARFHYAIESIMSEPVTAELVDRVEVVYHLAAAVGVRLIVESPVNTIETNVHGTEMILKLANKKKKKVIVASTSEVYGKGEVVPFREDADLVMGPTSKGRWSYACSKAIDEFLALAYHKEKRLPVVVVRLFNTVGPRQTGRYGMVIPNLVKQALLGHPLTVYGDGTQSRCFTYISDVVGALIRLAEVKEAVGEVFNIGNDGEEITIMDLARRVKTRTGTKSEIVLVPYATAYEEGFEDMQRRVPDLSKIRALIGYEPRVQLDEILERVVAYFTSDQARS
- a CDS encoding class I SAM-dependent methyltransferase, encoding MNTAEYERMFEAEETQWWYAGMRAIGLALLDPPLARLKDHGRPPLILDAGCGTGLNLRYLGERGRALGVDLSPEALRFCGRRGVSAARASLLALPFPEGVFDCVTSFDVLYHAWVTDDSVATRELVRVLRPGGLLLLRVPALRMLWGAHDQAVHSRHRYRRREVFSLLTSAGLEVERISYCNTLLFPIVALRRSLDRLTGREGSDVGFLPAPLEWAFRKALLAEAAHLTRGRGLPFGASLVALGRKPA
- a CDS encoding glycosyltransferase family 4 protein, coding for MKTVLVCAVQAPFTLGGAEILVGELRVNLERRGFEVDVVNIPFHGHPVSELVRQALVWRLLEVRESSGRRVDLVISTKFPSYLVRHPRKVVWLFHQHREAYDLHGTEYCSFTESPEDQEVRAAIKTMDETALSESRSVFTISRNVADRLSRFNALSGTPLHPPPHHLGRYRTDAYGDYLFYAGRLDRLKRLDLALDALKRVRSGARLKIAGTGPLEGELRKQIARLGLGDRVDMLGFVPGETLLELYAGCRAAYYAPFDEDYGYVAVESFLSKKPVVTTRDAGGPLEFVTDGETGFVAAPGPESIAEAIDSLWTLPLPRLREMGEEGRRRVEDITWDRVIDCLTADLR
- a CDS encoding lipase family protein, with translation MTWDKRHVPYDPRRPSLYRPGDADDFFTRTGGWGQAALCAELSRLSYCNDADRRTRSLARVGLEEQEFLDVEGTRTLIARDAARVFVAFRGTDNPKALLQDLNALPVSWEQGGRVHKGFVSYLRPVRDALARIVDAARGRELFFTGHSLGAAAATLCLSLWPKATLYTFGSPRVGDAAFVATLPADRVQRFVDCCDLVCRVPPENLQYAHVGALRYIDHDGLLSAPLGPEEIEADQRAGRWAYRLRYAWVFWMNVLIRDLADHAPVNYVVAV
- a CDS encoding tyrosine-protein phosphatase gives rise to the protein MKTTHGVPNLVEVGPGLLRGGQPSAEGWKWLKEEKGVTAVVKLNYESEGSDDEARGLGLRVIVNSIQPAGLDGKSPEAILNAAMETRVVPSDESIASAVRAMDAHPGVMYVHCTHGQDRTGLVVGVYRVLHDGLTKDDAYREMLDNHFHAGLHGLHEFWERFDIVRWQVLRSSWKESPASP